The Xyrauchen texanus isolate HMW12.3.18 chromosome 38, RBS_HiC_50CHRs, whole genome shotgun sequence genome window below encodes:
- the LOC127631744 gene encoding delta-like protein C, with amino-acid sequence MAIFLTTCFLIFISVQQAELSGVFELKVHSFTTTSSVCKRSRDCQIFFRVCLKHSQDVILPEPPCTYGTGLTGVFSADQSSISSSAPIKVPFNFKWPGTVSLIIEAWNAESSSEQSTENVNNMISRLATKRRLAIGEDWSQDVHFGERSELRFSYRVVCDEFYHGEDCSDFCRPRDDPFGHFNCDAAGNRICLTGWKGEYCAEPICSSGCSEEHGYCEAPGECKCRLGWQGPLCDECLQYPGCLHGTCSQPWQCTCKEGWGGLFCNEDLNFCTNHKPCVNDATCTNTGLGSYTCTCRPGFGGTNCEIETNECDSNPCKNGGSCNDLVNDYSCTCPQGFYGKNCEISAMTCADGPCFNGGTCMEKGTGGYSCHCPTGYMGSNCEKKIDRCSSDPCANGGRCLDLGHSLMCRCRLGFKGLRCEINIDDCALNPCYNAGTCVDGINDYTCTCTLGFTGKDCNIRADACSKMPCENGGTCYTHFSGPVCQCPPGFMGTQCEYKEKPTLFPAPLMVSFTLGLITFILVVCAATVVLRQMRQNHKATSTTVRNDLETVNNRTSLTSNSTLGFKEKEAFLIPGGPYKVSNKDVALASSVVDTHSSDKSNYKQNMVDYNLTVNEKHTNNKLELKNSESTLLVPTLNYPKEGLYHPVYIIPEHMEQCVFATEV; translated from the exons ATGGCTATTTTTTTAACGAcgtgttttttaatttttatatcagTGCAACAG gCCGAATTATCCGGTGTGTTTGAGTTGAAAGTGCATTCTTTCACAACCACGAGCAGTGTGTGTAAACGGTCCAGAGACTGTCAGATATTTTTCCGTGTTTGCCTGAAGCACTCGCAGGACGTCATCTTACCTGAGCCGCCGTGCACCTATGGCACTGGATTGACAGGAGTATTCAGCGCAGACCAGAGCTCCATCTCCAGCAGTGCGCCTATAAAAGTTCCGTTTAATTTTAAGTGGCCG GGAACTGTCTCGTTGATAATTGAAGCATGGAACGCAGAATCCTCTTCTGAACAGTCAACAG AGAATGTGAACAATATGATCAGCCGTTTGGCAACCAAAAGAAGACTCGCCATTGGGGAGGACTGGTCCCAGGATGTGCATTTTGGAGAGCGAAGCGAACTGCGCTTTTCTTACCGCGTCGTGTGCGATGAATTTTACCACGGCGAGGACTGCTCGGATTTCTGCCGGCCACGGGATGATCCGTTCGGCCATTTCAACTGCGATGCAGCCGGCAATAGAATCTGCTTGACTGGATGGAAAGGCGAATATTGCGCTGAAC CCATCTGCTCGTCTGGCTGTAGCGAGGAGCACGGTTATTGTGAGGCCCCTGGTGAGTGCAAGTGCCGCCTCGGGTGGCAGGGGCCCCTCTGCGATGAGTGCCTCCAATACCCGGGATGCTTGCACGGCACCTGCAGCCAACCCTGGCAGTGCACTTGCAAGGAGGGATGGGGTGGCTTATTCTGCAACGAGGATCTGAATTTCTGCACCAATCACAAGCCCTGTGTAAATGACGCCACGTGTACCAACACTGGCCTGGGCAGTTACACCTGTACTTGCAGGCCCGGATTCGGTGGCACAAACTGCGAGATCGAGACCAATGAGTGTGACAGCAACCCATGCAAGAACGGAGGCAGCTGTAAT GATCTGGTGAATGATTACTCCTGCACATGCCCTCAAGGCTTCTATGGGAAGAACTGCGAGATCAGTGCAATGACCTGTGCTGATGGACCCTGCTTCAATGGAGGAACATGTATGGAGAAGGGAACCGGCGGCTACTCCTGTCACTGCCCAACAGGTTACATGGGCTCCAACTGTGAGAAGAAGATTGACCGGTGCAGCAGTGACCCCTGTGCCAATG GTGGCCGGTGTCTTGATTTGGGTCACAGCTTGATGTGCCGCTGTCGCCTTGGCTTCAAAGGCTTGCGCTGCGAAATAAACATTGATGACTGTGCACTCAACCCATGCTATAACGCCGGTACCTGTGTGGACGGCATCAACGACTATACCTGCACATGCACGCTTGGTTTCACAGGCAAGGACTGTAACATCCGTGCTGATGCCTGTAGCAAAATGCCATGTGAGAATGGAGGGACCTGCTACACCCACTTTTCAGGACCCGTCTGTCAGTGCCCACCAGGCTTCATGGGCACACAGTGCGAGTATAAAGAGAAGCCCACTCTTTTCCCAGCTCCCTTAATGGTTTCATTTACTCTGGGTCTCATCACGTTCATCCTTGTGGTCTGTGCTGCTACTGTGGTCTTGAGACAGATGCGCCAAAACCACAAAGCCACCTCAACTACTGTGCGCAACGACTTGGAAACGGTCAACAACCGCACCTCTTTAACCTCTAACTCAACGTTAGGCTTTAAGGAGAAGGAGGCCTTTCTTATTCCTGGTGGTCCTTATAAGGTGTCCAATAAGGATGTGGCACTCGCCTCCTCCGTTGTGGACACTCATTCCAGTGACAAATCAAATTACAAGCAAAATATGGTGGACTACAATTTGACCGtaaacgaaaaacacacaaacaacaagcTTGAACT GAAAAACTCAGAATCAACATTATTGGTTCCCACTTTGAACTATCCGAAAGAGGGATTATATCATCCTGTATACATCATTCCAGAACACATGGAACAATGTGTGTTTGctactgag GTTTAA